Proteins encoded within one genomic window of Bacillus thuringiensis:
- a CDS encoding FixH family protein, translating into MMKKLIMTLFIAMLALAGCNTNKEEPKKEQKLEAVKVAVQTNPKEIKPGEKTEVQALVTQGKEKVTDADDVKFEIWKAGDEKHEMLDGKHKGKGVYAVEKTFETDGVYHIIAHTNAREMHVMPEVKVAVGNAKVEDAKKENSDHGAGHGDHKSDTMIHLMAGDIKANAESTMKVHLKQKEEALTGAEVQLEIWKDGVEKHEFIPAKEGNKGEYETKHTFKENGSYKVKVHVRKGELHEHKEETVEVK; encoded by the coding sequence ATGATGAAAAAACTTATTATGACTTTATTTATCGCGATGCTAGCATTGGCTGGCTGTAATACAAACAAAGAAGAACCGAAAAAAGAACAGAAACTGGAAGCTGTAAAAGTAGCAGTTCAAACAAATCCGAAAGAAATTAAACCAGGTGAAAAAACAGAAGTACAAGCACTTGTTACACAAGGAAAAGAAAAGGTAACGGATGCTGATGATGTAAAGTTTGAAATTTGGAAAGCTGGGGACGAAAAGCACGAGATGTTAGATGGTAAGCATAAAGGAAAAGGTGTTTATGCTGTAGAGAAAACGTTCGAGACGGATGGAGTATATCATATTATCGCTCACACAAATGCGCGTGAAATGCATGTTATGCCAGAAGTAAAAGTGGCTGTAGGAAATGCGAAAGTAGAAGATGCGAAAAAAGAAAATAGTGATCATGGTGCAGGACATGGCGATCATAAAAGCGATACAATGATCCACCTTATGGCTGGTGACATAAAAGCAAATGCTGAATCAACAATGAAAGTTCATTTAAAACAAAAAGAAGAAGCGTTAACTGGTGCTGAAGTACAACTTGAGATTTGGAAAGATGGTGTTGAAAAACACGAATTTATTCCAGCGAAAGAAGGAAATAAAGGAGAGTATGAAACGAAGCATACTTTCAAAGAAAACGGTTCTTACAAAGTGAAAGTTCATGTTAGAAAAGGTGAGCTGCATGAACATAAAGAGGAAACAGTAGAAGTAAAATAA